One part of the Desulfovibrio aminophilus DSM 12254 genome encodes these proteins:
- the nth gene encoding endonuclease III, whose product MPKNERPERAAAVLKRLRLRYPHPEPALDHTGPWELLTATVLAAQCTDARVNKVTPELFRRWPGPAELSRAGQDEIEDVIRSTGFFRNKAKNLKAAATLIMERFGGEVPRSMAELTTLPGVARKTANIVLSNSFGMHEGIAVDTHVTRLAFRLGFTESDNPLVIEKDLMPLFPREAWGDVNHFLVYYGREVCQARKPHCADCILADICPKNGVSR is encoded by the coding sequence ATGCCGAAAAACGAACGCCCCGAACGCGCCGCCGCAGTCCTCAAGCGTCTGCGCCTGCGCTATCCCCATCCCGAGCCCGCCCTGGACCACACCGGCCCGTGGGAACTCCTGACGGCCACCGTGCTGGCGGCTCAATGCACGGACGCGCGCGTGAACAAGGTCACGCCGGAACTCTTCCGCCGTTGGCCCGGCCCGGCGGAACTGTCCCGCGCCGGGCAGGACGAGATCGAGGATGTGATCCGCTCCACGGGTTTTTTCCGCAACAAGGCCAAGAACCTCAAGGCCGCCGCAACGCTCATCATGGAGCGCTTCGGCGGCGAGGTGCCCCGGAGCATGGCCGAGCTGACCACCCTGCCCGGGGTAGCCCGCAAGACCGCCAACATCGTGCTCTCCAACTCCTTCGGCATGCATGAGGGCATCGCCGTGGACACCCACGTGACGCGTCTGGCCTTCCGCCTGGGGTTCACCGAGAGCGACAACCCGCTGGTCATCGAGAAGGATCTCATGCCGCTCTTCCCGCGCGAGGCCTGGGGCGACGTGAACCACTTCCTGGTCTACTACGGCCGCGAGGTCTGCCAGGCCCGCAAGCCGCACTGCGCGGACTGCATCCTGGCCGACATCTGCCCGAAGAACGGAGTCTCCCGATGA
- a CDS encoding YdcF family protein: MRLLKGILLVLGGLALFVTLLAAAVFPFLGRLMESGDAPKAADAIVLLGGNPVRAIYGAELYKQGFSPALYVSRVEFLPHKDLPALGLRFTREEDYVQQALALKGVPREAVHLYGNGVVSTVEEAEALRGALPSPPRTLLLVTGPFHCRRAKLVFSRIFPESEILACPDPREALAERWWKDRRSALLVLLETAKTAHYLLGGAFRSSDPPGRPGR, encoded by the coding sequence ATGCGGCTGCTGAAGGGAATCCTGCTCGTGCTGGGGGGACTGGCCCTGTTCGTCACCCTGCTGGCGGCCGCCGTTTTTCCCTTCCTGGGACGTCTGATGGAATCCGGCGACGCGCCCAAGGCGGCGGACGCCATCGTGCTCCTGGGCGGCAACCCGGTACGCGCCATCTATGGGGCGGAACTCTACAAGCAGGGATTCTCCCCGGCGCTCTATGTGAGCCGGGTGGAATTTCTCCCGCACAAGGATCTGCCCGCCCTCGGCCTGCGCTTCACCCGCGAGGAGGACTATGTCCAGCAGGCCCTGGCCCTCAAGGGCGTACCCCGGGAGGCGGTGCATTTGTACGGCAACGGCGTGGTGAGCACGGTGGAGGAGGCCGAGGCCCTGCGCGGCGCGCTGCCCTCTCCCCCGCGCACGCTGCTCCTGGTGACCGGCCCCTTCCACTGCCGCCGGGCCAAGCTGGTCTTTTCCCGCATCTTTCCCGAAAGTGAAATCCTGGCCTGCCCCGACCCGCGCGAGGCTTTGGCCGAACGCTGGTGGAAGGACCGGCGCTCGGCCCTGCTCGTGCTTTTGGAGACGGCCAAGACCGCCCATTATCTCCTGGGGGGGGCCTTCCGCTCCAGCGATCCCCCGGGACGTCCGGGGCGCTGA
- the tgt gene encoding tRNA guanosine(34) transglycosylase Tgt — translation MTRPGEFTILARDGQARRASLVTAHGVVQTPAFMPVGTVGSVKSVCPRDLKEAGTQILLGNTYHLYLRPGDELVARRGGLHEFMGWDGPILTDSGGFQVFSLQDIRRISEEGVEFRSHIDGSKHFFSPEKVVSIQRNLGSDIMMVLDECVAFGADREYTARSLELTTRWARRCREAYPKGSGDQLLFGITQGGFHLDLRERSLAQLAEIPFDGFAIGGLSVGESTAEMYSILRHIAPMLPADKPRYLMGVGTPMDILTGIEAGVDMFDCVLPTRNARNGTLFTSLGKVNIKRAEYREDDGPLDPACRCYACTHFSRAYLRHLYVSRELLSYRLNTIHNLTFFLDLATQARQAVEQGRLAELKARYEAVYPAGRE, via the coding sequence ATGACCCGCCCCGGCGAATTCACCATCCTGGCGCGCGACGGCCAAGCCCGGCGGGCCTCCCTGGTCACGGCCCACGGGGTGGTCCAGACCCCGGCCTTCATGCCCGTGGGCACCGTGGGCTCGGTCAAGAGCGTCTGCCCCCGCGACCTCAAGGAAGCCGGGACGCAGATTCTGCTCGGCAACACCTACCACCTCTACCTGCGGCCCGGGGACGAGTTGGTGGCCCGGCGCGGCGGCCTGCATGAATTCATGGGCTGGGACGGCCCCATCCTCACCGATTCCGGCGGCTTCCAGGTCTTCAGCCTCCAGGACATCCGGCGCATCAGCGAAGAGGGCGTGGAGTTCCGTTCGCATATCGACGGCTCCAAGCATTTCTTCTCCCCGGAAAAGGTCGTCTCCATCCAGAGGAATCTGGGTTCGGACATCATGATGGTCCTGGACGAATGCGTGGCCTTCGGCGCGGACCGCGAGTACACGGCCCGATCCCTGGAGCTGACCACGCGCTGGGCCCGACGCTGCCGCGAGGCCTACCCCAAGGGTTCCGGCGACCAGCTGCTCTTCGGCATCACCCAGGGCGGCTTCCATCTGGACTTGCGCGAAAGGAGCCTGGCCCAACTGGCCGAGATCCCCTTCGACGGCTTCGCCATAGGCGGTCTCTCGGTGGGCGAGTCCACGGCCGAAATGTACTCCATCCTGCGCCACATCGCGCCCATGCTGCCCGCCGACAAGCCGCGCTACCTCATGGGCGTGGGCACCCCCATGGACATCCTCACCGGCATCGAAGCCGGAGTGGACATGTTCGATTGCGTCCTGCCCACGCGCAACGCCCGCAACGGCACGCTCTTCACCTCTCTCGGCAAGGTGAACATCAAGCGCGCGGAATACCGCGAGGACGACGGTCCCCTGGACCCGGCCTGCCGCTGCTACGCCTGCACCCATTTCTCGCGGGCCTATCTGCGCCACCTCTACGTCTCCCGCGAACTGCTCTCCTACCGCCTGAACACCATCCACAACCTGACCTTCTTCCTGGATCTCGCGACCCAGGCCAGGCAGGCCGTGGAACAGGGGCGCTTGGCCGAACTCAAGGCCCGTTACGAGGCGGTCTACCCCGCCGGACGAGAGTGA
- the cutA gene encoding divalent-cation tolerance protein CutA, whose product MAEIFVYVTCESPEQAEAIGAALVERRLCACVNILPGMRSLYWWKGKLERGDETVLVAKTRDSLLDPLTEAIKALHSYEVPCVVALPILGGNPDFLRWIADETSPSAG is encoded by the coding sequence ATGGCCGAGATATTCGTCTACGTCACCTGTGAGAGCCCGGAGCAGGCCGAGGCCATCGGCGCTGCCTTGGTGGAGCGCAGGCTCTGCGCCTGCGTGAACATCCTGCCCGGTATGCGCTCCCTGTATTGGTGGAAGGGCAAGCTGGAGCGCGGCGACGAGACCGTGCTCGTGGCCAAGACCCGCGACTCCTTGCTCGACCCTCTCACGGAGGCGATCAAGGCCCTGCATTCCTACGAGGTTCCCTGCGTGGTGGCCCTGCCCATCCTGGGCGGCAACCCTGATTTTCTGCGTTGGATCGCGGACGAGACGTCTCCGTCCGCCGGATAG
- a CDS encoding YihY/virulence factor BrkB family protein, whose amino-acid sequence MTEDSAGTGLDKVQANLKRHFNRDIWVGAGGGSGEGVFGRALNAVSRWSYLVASGFFENQCLIRASALTFTTILSIVPFLAVAFAISKGFGMQNTEFVRGLLLRITGDRAEVVEKILSYIANTNVRTLGWLGVATLLATVFSMVGTVEKAFNTIWGVRRGRTPWRKFTDFFSVILVCPLIILVSASLTVSLRKSDIVRELLSVSVIGGLEGLVLQIVPVLLISLAFTFAYAFIPNTPVRLSAAAVGGFVAGVLWQSAQWGYINWQIGVTKYNAIYGSFAQLPLLLIWLYISWVIVLLGAEMAHAQQNLNTFTTRRFLGRASLEERQKVALLLMLVATRRFLDGEAPAAMGELARRLAVPVELVGDLCARLVAAGLIVLGGENSRAEVALALNPERIRVFEILDAMAGRVPFQERFDLTGGRFRFVDETFDALRHAAQDSPANLTLSEYSTRLDPGSGADASAESVPEA is encoded by the coding sequence ATGACCGAAGACTCGGCGGGAACGGGGCTGGACAAAGTCCAGGCCAACCTGAAGCGGCATTTCAACCGGGATATCTGGGTTGGAGCCGGGGGAGGCTCGGGCGAGGGAGTCTTCGGACGGGCGCTCAACGCGGTTTCGCGCTGGAGCTATCTCGTGGCCAGCGGGTTCTTCGAGAACCAGTGTCTGATCCGGGCCTCGGCCCTGACCTTCACGACGATCCTGTCCATTGTGCCGTTCCTGGCCGTGGCTTTCGCCATTTCCAAGGGCTTCGGCATGCAGAACACGGAATTCGTCCGGGGGCTGCTCCTGCGCATCACCGGCGACCGCGCCGAGGTGGTGGAGAAGATTCTGAGCTACATCGCCAACACCAACGTGCGTACCCTGGGCTGGCTCGGCGTGGCCACCCTCCTGGCCACGGTCTTCTCCATGGTCGGCACGGTGGAGAAGGCCTTCAACACCATCTGGGGGGTGCGTCGGGGGCGTACGCCCTGGCGCAAGTTCACGGACTTCTTCTCCGTTATCCTGGTCTGCCCGTTGATCATTCTGGTCTCGGCCAGCCTGACCGTCAGCCTGCGCAAGAGCGACATTGTCCGGGAACTGCTTTCCGTCTCGGTCATCGGCGGGCTGGAAGGCCTCGTGCTCCAGATCGTGCCCGTCCTGCTCATCTCACTGGCCTTCACCTTCGCCTACGCCTTCATCCCCAACACCCCCGTTCGCCTCTCCGCCGCGGCCGTCGGGGGCTTCGTCGCCGGCGTGCTTTGGCAGTCCGCCCAGTGGGGCTACATCAACTGGCAGATCGGCGTGACCAAGTACAACGCCATTTACGGCAGTTTCGCCCAGTTGCCGCTGCTCCTGATCTGGCTCTACATCAGCTGGGTCATCGTCCTGCTCGGGGCGGAAATGGCCCACGCGCAGCAGAACCTGAACACCTTCACCACCCGGCGGTTCCTGGGCCGGGCCAGCCTGGAGGAACGGCAGAAGGTGGCCCTGTTGCTCATGCTCGTCGCCACCCGGCGCTTTCTCGACGGCGAGGCCCCGGCCGCCATGGGTGAGTTGGCCCGCCGCTTGGCCGTGCCGGTGGAACTGGTGGGGGATCTCTGCGCGCGTCTGGTCGCCGCCGGGCTCATCGTCCTCGGCGGGGAGAACAGTCGGGCCGAAGTGGCCCTGGCCCTCAATCCCGAGCGCATCCGCGTCTTCGAGATCCTGGACGCCATGGCGGGTCGCGTCCCCTTCCAGGAACGCTTCGATCTGACGGGCGGGCGCTTCCGTTTCGTGGACGAAACCTTCGACGCCCTGCGCCACGCGGCCCAGGACAGCCCGGCCAACCTCACCCTGTCGGAATATTCGACCCGGCTTGATCCCGGGAGCGGCGCGGACGCCTCCGCCGAATCCGTTCCCGAGGCTTGA
- a CDS encoding carbohydrate kinase family protein, with the protein MRILVCGSLAFDRIMPFPGRFSEHILPDKIHILNVCFLVNGVEEKFGGTAGNIAYSLALLGEKPVIVGCAGKDFGPYDAWLAKLGLSREGIRRIEDEHTAGAYITTDLSDNQITGFNPGAMKHPSNFDFSGCNPSDTLAIISPTNVTDMIEYPRALRKLGIPYIFDPGQQIPALSGPDMLEAITGSFMLVTNDYELEMVMKATGQKREELKERTVFLVTTLGEQGSLVAGGGAETRVPAAPVDAALDPTGAGDAFRAGLLKGLALGKDVPEAARLGSVCAAYAVERKGTQEHTFTFEEFRARYQGIFGSLS; encoded by the coding sequence ATGCGCATACTGGTCTGCGGCTCCCTGGCATTCGACCGCATCATGCCCTTCCCCGGGCGTTTTTCCGAGCACATCCTGCCGGACAAGATCCACATTCTGAATGTCTGCTTCCTGGTCAACGGAGTGGAGGAGAAGTTCGGCGGCACCGCCGGGAACATCGCCTACAGCCTGGCGCTGCTGGGTGAGAAGCCTGTCATCGTGGGCTGCGCCGGCAAGGACTTTGGGCCGTATGACGCCTGGCTCGCGAAACTCGGGCTGTCCCGGGAGGGCATCCGGCGCATCGAGGACGAGCACACCGCCGGAGCCTACATCACCACCGACCTTTCGGACAACCAGATCACCGGCTTCAACCCCGGGGCCATGAAGCACCCCTCGAACTTCGATTTCTCCGGCTGCAATCCGTCGGATACCCTGGCGATCATCTCTCCCACCAACGTCACGGACATGATTGAGTATCCCCGGGCTCTCCGCAAGCTGGGCATTCCCTATATCTTCGACCCGGGCCAGCAGATCCCGGCCCTGTCCGGGCCGGACATGCTCGAGGCCATCACCGGCTCGTTCATGCTCGTGACCAATGACTACGAACTGGAAATGGTCATGAAGGCCACGGGGCAGAAGCGCGAGGAGCTGAAAGAGCGCACCGTGTTTCTGGTCACCACTCTGGGCGAGCAGGGCTCCCTGGTGGCTGGAGGCGGCGCCGAGACCCGAGTGCCCGCAGCGCCGGTGGACGCGGCCCTGGACCCCACGGGAGCGGGCGACGCGTTTCGCGCCGGGCTGCTCAAGGGCTTGGCCCTGGGCAAGGACGTGCCCGAGGCGGCCCGGCTGGGTTCGGTCTGCGCGGCCTATGCCGTGGAGCGCAAGGGCACCCAGGAGCATACCTTCACCTTCGAGGAGTTCCGCGCCCGCTATCAGGGGATATTCGGCTCCCTGTCCTGA